In a genomic window of Methanosarcina horonobensis HB-1 = JCM 15518:
- the mprF gene encoding bifunctional lysylphosphatidylglycerol flippase/synthetase MprF, with product MKENGSKKEKALKVKRLVSYLLPAIIFALALWTLDKQMSYLHLSYVLKSISSVPLSHLGIAVFLTSLSYASLTGYDYLAARHINQTLPYKEVARTSFISTSISYTAGFNFLTGGSLRYRLYSGYGLSLAQIWDIIVFCISTFWVGFCFIAGLLFTFYPLKLSEYVPGIPVPLNLVGILLLLLLVTYFYFSFTKLDLEVKGHKIRIPEPKIAFMQLALSSGDYLLPGSIIYLLLPSNSQLTLLHVLLFFALAQLIGLISTVPGGLGVFETVMLFMLEPYFGTVDIMRALVLFRFIYYFVPFLMGFLTLIFHEFEEKKEFLKKAGKVTYSSLSEITPQIFSILIFFGGISLLFSGALPSDPRYLREIAYIVPLPLIEASRLFGSIIGVLLLLLANGLWKRIDGAYVLSLIVLLLGGVFALLKDFDYHEAAVLFTMFILLFPSRKHFYRKSSLLHQSFSRENIIAIILVLVSFVWLGFFSYRNVEYSNELWWQFGVNSQASSFLRAVVGVFFILLVLGVMKMLSPFSKDIHLPGNEELELAKAIVRDNREPLGNLAFTGDKYLLFDDKKKAFLMYGVSGKSWIAMGDPVGQSDRIKELIWDFYEMTRLHQGRAVFYEVSEKHIPIYLDLGLTLIKIGEEAKVSLESFTLEGSAGKDFRYAVKNVEKKGYWFEIIQPENITVLTPELKQVSDAWLEMKTGKEKGFSVGFFDEKYLSNFPLAIVRNEEEIVAFTNIWAGAGTEEFSIDLMRYKSSAPAMDYLFVKLILWGKENGYKRFSLGMAPLSGLENRQFAPLWHKVGSLIFANGDYIYNYKGLRAYKEKFNPVWSPKYIALPTGFKKSLALKDIATLISGMKDPFKDIF from the coding sequence ATGAAAGAAAACGGCAGCAAAAAGGAAAAAGCCCTTAAAGTAAAGAGGCTTGTCAGTTATCTCTTACCGGCTATCATATTTGCTCTGGCTTTATGGACTCTGGATAAGCAAATGAGCTATCTGCATCTGAGCTATGTTCTGAAAAGTATTTCCAGTGTTCCCTTAAGTCACCTTGGGATAGCTGTCTTTCTAACTTCTTTAAGCTATGCTAGCTTAACCGGATACGACTACCTTGCAGCCCGCCATATCAACCAGACCCTGCCTTATAAAGAGGTTGCAAGAACCTCTTTTATCAGTACGTCCATCAGCTATACTGCAGGTTTTAATTTCCTGACAGGAGGCTCCCTCCGCTACAGATTATATTCGGGATACGGGCTGAGCCTGGCTCAGATATGGGACATCATAGTTTTTTGTATCTCTACCTTCTGGGTCGGGTTCTGCTTTATTGCAGGTTTGCTTTTCACATTTTATCCATTGAAGCTGTCTGAGTATGTTCCTGGAATTCCTGTTCCCCTCAATCTTGTAGGGATCCTGTTACTGCTGCTTCTTGTCACTTATTTCTATTTCTCATTCACAAAACTGGACCTGGAGGTAAAAGGGCATAAAATAAGGATTCCTGAGCCAAAAATTGCTTTCATGCAGCTTGCATTGTCCTCAGGAGACTACCTGCTTCCTGGAAGCATCATATATCTCCTCCTTCCCTCAAACTCGCAGCTTACTCTGCTGCATGTGCTTTTATTCTTTGCACTGGCACAGCTGATAGGGCTTATAAGCACCGTTCCAGGTGGGCTTGGGGTTTTTGAGACAGTTATGCTGTTCATGCTGGAACCTTATTTTGGCACGGTAGACATTATGAGGGCTCTTGTACTCTTCAGGTTCATCTACTATTTTGTCCCGTTCCTAATGGGTTTCCTGACTCTGATATTCCACGAGTTTGAAGAGAAGAAAGAGTTCCTAAAAAAAGCCGGAAAGGTCACTTATTCCAGCCTGTCAGAAATAACGCCCCAGATATTTTCTATTCTAATCTTTTTCGGAGGCATTTCCCTCCTCTTCTCCGGAGCCCTACCTTCAGATCCCAGATACCTGCGCGAAATAGCATACATTGTCCCTCTCCCTCTCATTGAGGCTTCCAGGCTTTTTGGAAGCATAATAGGCGTACTGCTCCTGCTTCTGGCAAACGGACTCTGGAAAAGGATTGATGGAGCTTATGTACTTTCCCTCATAGTCCTTCTACTGGGAGGAGTCTTTGCCCTCCTTAAGGACTTTGATTATCACGAAGCTGCAGTGCTCTTTACTATGTTTATTCTCCTGTTTCCCTCAAGGAAGCACTTTTACAGAAAATCTTCTCTTTTGCACCAGTCTTTTAGCAGGGAAAACATAATTGCAATAATTCTGGTGCTCGTAAGCTTTGTCTGGCTCGGGTTCTTTTCATACAGGAATGTGGAGTATTCAAACGAACTGTGGTGGCAGTTCGGGGTTAATTCTCAGGCATCGAGCTTTTTAAGAGCCGTAGTAGGAGTTTTCTTCATCCTGCTTGTCCTCGGGGTCATGAAAATGCTGAGCCCCTTTTCCAAAGATATTCATCTCCCGGGGAATGAAGAACTTGAGCTTGCAAAAGCGATTGTAAGGGACAACAGGGAACCCCTGGGAAACCTGGCGTTTACAGGTGACAAATACCTGCTTTTTGACGACAAAAAAAAGGCTTTTTTGATGTACGGAGTCTCAGGAAAGAGCTGGATTGCTATGGGAGATCCTGTAGGGCAGAGTGACAGGATAAAAGAGTTGATCTGGGACTTTTATGAAATGACCAGGCTGCACCAGGGAAGAGCCGTTTTTTATGAAGTAAGTGAAAAACACATTCCAATTTACCTTGACCTTGGCCTGACTCTGATCAAAATAGGGGAAGAGGCAAAAGTTTCCTTAGAGTCCTTTACACTGGAAGGAAGCGCAGGTAAAGATTTCCGCTATGCAGTGAAAAATGTAGAAAAGAAAGGGTACTGGTTTGAAATTATTCAGCCAGAAAACATAACTGTCCTCACTCCTGAACTTAAACAGGTTTCTGACGCCTGGCTGGAAATGAAAACCGGAAAAGAGAAGGGATTCTCAGTAGGCTTTTTTGACGAGAAATATCTAAGTAATTTTCCTCTTGCAATTGTCAGGAACGAAGAAGAAATCGTTGCCTTTACAAATATATGGGCAGGAGCAGGCACAGAAGAGTTCAGTATTGACCTAATGCGTTACAAATCCAGTGCTCCGGCAATGGACTACCTTTTTGTCAAACTCATACTCTGGGGAAAAGAAAACGGGTACAAACGCTTTTCCCTCGGAATGGCTCCACTTTCGGGCCTTGAAAATAGGCAGTTTGCCCCTCTCTGGCATAAAGTCGGGTCTTTAATCTTTGCCAATGGCGACTATATTTATAACTACAAAGGTCTGAGGGCTTACAAAGAAAAATTCAACCCGGTATGGAGCCCAAAGTACATTGCTCTCCCCACAGGATTTAAGAAAAGCCTTGCACTAAAAGATATTGCAACCCTTATCTCAGGGATGAAAGATCCTTTTAAAGACATCTTTTAA
- a CDS encoding hybrid sensor histidine kinase/response regulator, whose protein sequence is MSDFFRDTFGKKSDELLIILAVGLFFTAFASYFGLFESIVLFVEGYNQRKLGGLLTLSVYLSFALGIFSLRRWMELENALVVQEQAEESLKEKDKRYRALFEQSNDAIAILNEEKVLDLNKKGRVALGFGEGELENLSLSSLVSEEYLPTVRKALKTTFQSGDARFEMKIQKYDGSIIDVEVNSSFLSLEDGEVQFVIRDITSRKKAEKIEQESQERLKKIIDNSLCGILLIDSKTHEIVEANQAAEETIGLSRNELIGHICHKFVCPAEKNKCPITDLGQTIDKSERKLLSNGKGEHLPVLKSVVPVKIGEKEYLIESFIDLSERKKAEQELLQAKLAAESASRAKSEFLTNMSHELRTPLTAIIGFSDVMLSGMSGEFNEQNKKFLTNIANSGKHLLTLINNILDLSKIEAGKMELEMEMFSVSEVFNDTRAVTSALALKKDISIGYNLEPELSVYADRVRFKQVIYNLISNAIKFTPQGGSVKVSAIKAGDYVRVSVSDTGIGISKENQKLLFQPFRQIDSSINRQYEGTGLGLALVKKFVDLHGGRVWVESETGKGSIFTFELLLNYKKTFGTCANDSNASDSDVSDSGVSEKTALLTDEKTKKEEDLKTEISEETETPIITETSEETETPIIIEPSDASGNENLVLIVEDDEMARELLTITLSEAGYRVASASSGKEALLLARKLKPSVITLDIMLPGISGWDILKDLKKDSMTAGIPILVISMDDDKNCSILWGAFDHLIKPVEKERLLSSLQKIKRTTDANSSLRVLVVDDEPTVVELLSSIIEQEGYEPICAYGGKEAMDKTIDSRPDAILLDLMMPKFTGYDVIKALKENPETIDIPIIVCTAKDLSFEDKELLNRNVSYVMQKGRINRETLLNVLHRVEDRKFKDKLANP, encoded by the coding sequence ATGTCAGATTTTTTCAGAGACACCTTCGGAAAAAAATCGGATGAGTTGTTAATTATCTTAGCCGTAGGACTCTTTTTTACAGCTTTTGCCTCTTATTTTGGCCTCTTTGAATCCATTGTTTTATTTGTTGAAGGGTACAACCAGCGTAAGCTCGGAGGGCTGCTTACCCTTTCTGTTTATCTCTCTTTTGCTCTTGGGATTTTCTCCCTGCGGCGCTGGATGGAACTCGAAAATGCCCTGGTAGTTCAGGAACAGGCAGAAGAGAGCTTAAAGGAGAAGGATAAAAGATACAGAGCTCTGTTCGAGCAGTCAAATGATGCAATTGCAATCCTGAATGAGGAAAAAGTCCTTGACCTTAATAAAAAGGGTCGTGTAGCCCTCGGGTTTGGCGAAGGGGAGCTTGAGAACTTATCTCTCAGTTCTCTGGTATCTGAAGAATATCTTCCGACAGTCCGGAAAGCTTTGAAGACAACTTTCCAAAGTGGGGATGCACGTTTTGAAATGAAAATTCAGAAATATGACGGGTCTATTATTGATGTTGAAGTTAACTCTTCGTTCCTGAGCCTTGAGGATGGAGAAGTCCAGTTTGTTATTCGAGATATAACTTCACGTAAAAAAGCCGAAAAAATTGAGCAGGAAAGCCAGGAAAGGCTAAAAAAAATAATTGATAACTCTCTCTGTGGAATTTTGCTGATAGACTCCAAAACACACGAAATAGTGGAAGCAAATCAGGCAGCTGAAGAAACAATAGGGCTTTCGAGGAATGAATTAATCGGACATATCTGTCATAAATTCGTCTGTCCTGCTGAAAAAAATAAGTGCCCGATAACTGACCTGGGGCAGACTATAGATAAATCTGAAAGAAAACTGCTGAGCAATGGAAAAGGTGAGCATTTACCTGTCCTGAAAAGTGTGGTTCCTGTAAAAATTGGAGAGAAAGAATATCTTATTGAAAGCTTCATTGACCTATCAGAACGCAAAAAAGCCGAACAAGAGTTATTACAGGCTAAACTTGCTGCCGAAAGTGCCAGCCGCGCCAAAAGTGAGTTCCTGACAAACATGAGTCATGAACTGAGGACTCCTCTCACTGCAATAATAGGATTTTCAGATGTGATGCTCAGCGGAATGAGCGGAGAATTCAACGAGCAGAATAAAAAGTTTCTCACTAATATAGCTAACAGCGGAAAACATCTCCTTACCCTCATAAACAATATTCTCGATCTTTCAAAAATTGAAGCAGGCAAGATGGAACTGGAAATGGAAATGTTTTCAGTGTCCGAAGTATTTAACGATACACGAGCCGTAACCTCAGCTCTTGCCCTGAAAAAGGACATCTCAATAGGGTACAATCTGGAGCCCGAACTTTCAGTCTATGCTGACAGGGTACGTTTCAAGCAGGTTATCTACAACCTTATAAGTAATGCCATAAAATTTACACCTCAAGGCGGGTCAGTAAAGGTTTCAGCAATAAAAGCAGGAGATTATGTCAGAGTTAGTGTTTCAGATACAGGGATAGGGATTTCAAAAGAAAACCAGAAACTCCTTTTCCAGCCGTTCAGGCAGATAGATTCCAGTATCAACCGTCAGTATGAAGGCACAGGGCTCGGGCTGGCTCTGGTCAAGAAATTCGTAGACCTTCACGGAGGCAGGGTCTGGGTCGAAAGTGAAACCGGAAAAGGCTCAATCTTTACATTCGAACTACTTTTGAATTACAAAAAAACTTTCGGAACATGTGCAAACGATTCAAATGCTTCCGATTCAGATGTTTCCGACTCAGGTGTTTCCGAAAAGACAGCTCTGTTGACAGATGAAAAGACAAAAAAGGAAGAAGACTTAAAGACCGAAATATCTGAAGAAACTGAAACTCCAATAATAACAGAAACATCTGAAGAAACTGAAACTCCGATAATTATAGAGCCTTCTGATGCCTCAGGGAACGAGAATCTTGTGCTGATTGTTGAAGACGACGAAATGGCAAGGGAGCTTCTTACTATCACACTTTCTGAGGCAGGATACAGGGTTGCTTCGGCTTCCAGTGGGAAGGAGGCTCTTTTGCTTGCACGTAAGCTGAAGCCTTCCGTAATTACTCTTGATATAATGCTTCCAGGGATCAGTGGCTGGGACATTCTGAAAGATCTTAAAAAGGATTCTATGACAGCCGGTATTCCTATCCTGGTTATTTCCATGGATGACGACAAAAACTGCAGCATTCTATGGGGTGCGTTTGATCATCTGATCAAGCCTGTGGAAAAGGAACGTCTCCTTTCCAGCCTGCAGAAAATAAAAAGAACTACAGATGCGAACTCCTCACTGCGGGTTTTAGTTGTGGATGATGAACCAACCGTGGTCGAACTTCTCAGTTCCATCATCGAACAGGAAGGATACGAACCGATCTGTGCATACGGGGGCAAAGAAGCAATGGATAAAACTATAGACAGCCGCCCTGATGCAATTCTCCTTGATCTGATGATGCCGAAATTTACGGGTTATGATGTTATTAAGGCTTTAAAAGAAAATCCTGAAACCATAGATATTCCTATCATTGTTTGTACAGCAAAGGATCTGAGCTTTGAAGATAAAGAGCTGCTTAACAGAAATGTTTCTTATGTTATGCAGAAAGGAAGGATAAACCGGGAAACTCTCCTGAATGTGCTCCATAGAGTTGAGGACAGGAAATTCAAAGACAAGCTGGCAAACCCTTAA
- a CDS encoding MATE family efflux transporter: protein MVSDEEMKSGNIFNLFWKFALPAVVGVLIAGIQGIIDGFFIGNAIGSHGLAGITLAYPPYLAVIGAGIIIGIGSSSLIALKLGEGKTGEALEIVNNAFPLCLLAGAIFTAGGLIFCKTSISLLGTSGPVLSFAREYLQVIFAGSVFMILAIALDPLVRNDGKPKLCMKIMVAGVLSNVVLDYLFVMCLGMGMSGAAAATILSFALPTVMLTYYLFGSEAKLRLKLKAMRVKIDTTLQILKAGIPSFVMQISFALVLFAQNYMLLRYDSELAVSAYGIIGYIFSIFYMLFEGIALGVQPIIGFNYGAGQYGRVLKTLKLTMLSCTLIGALGFALVYLFPESLVQIFSQNDSELLDATLQGMNIFMFSLLVEGIVLLTAIYYQSINRVRAALFIHLGKIFIFLFPLLFILPQFFDLNGVWAASPATEYLMTVMVMIMLSKEFKFLRNSRKAEIRVEIKKAVDTKHATSVSKSSVKAGSEEGVGFITLKHADREAL from the coding sequence ATGGTAAGCGATGAGGAAATGAAGTCCGGAAATATTTTTAACCTATTCTGGAAATTTGCGCTCCCGGCAGTTGTGGGAGTGCTTATTGCCGGAATCCAGGGGATAATTGACGGCTTCTTTATTGGAAATGCCATTGGGAGCCACGGGCTTGCAGGCATTACCCTTGCTTATCCTCCTTATCTGGCTGTAATTGGAGCAGGAATAATTATCGGAATCGGTTCTTCAAGCCTCATAGCTCTGAAACTTGGAGAAGGGAAGACCGGAGAAGCCCTGGAAATAGTTAATAACGCTTTTCCACTATGTCTCCTGGCAGGAGCCATTTTTACTGCAGGCGGATTGATTTTTTGCAAAACATCTATCAGTTTGCTCGGGACCAGCGGACCTGTCCTTTCATTTGCTCGAGAATACCTCCAGGTAATCTTCGCAGGCTCGGTTTTTATGATCCTTGCGATTGCCCTCGATCCACTTGTAAGGAATGATGGAAAACCCAAACTCTGCATGAAAATAATGGTTGCAGGAGTGCTTTCAAACGTCGTTCTTGACTATCTCTTTGTCATGTGTCTTGGAATGGGTATGTCAGGTGCAGCCGCTGCGACAATTCTTTCCTTTGCTCTGCCGACAGTGATGCTTACGTATTACCTTTTCGGCAGCGAGGCAAAGCTGAGACTGAAACTTAAAGCCATGAGAGTCAAAATCGATACAACATTGCAGATCCTTAAAGCCGGCATACCGTCATTTGTTATGCAGATATCATTTGCTCTCGTGCTCTTTGCACAAAACTACATGCTGCTCAGGTATGATTCTGAACTTGCGGTCTCGGCCTATGGCATTATAGGATACATATTTTCCATATTTTACATGCTCTTTGAAGGGATAGCCCTCGGTGTGCAGCCGATTATAGGTTTCAATTACGGAGCCGGTCAGTACGGAAGGGTTTTAAAGACCCTGAAACTGACAATGCTCTCATGTACCCTGATAGGAGCCCTGGGATTTGCACTGGTCTATCTTTTCCCTGAGAGCCTGGTACAGATCTTCAGCCAGAATGACTCAGAACTTCTCGATGCCACACTTCAGGGAATGAATATTTTCATGTTCTCTCTGCTTGTTGAAGGCATAGTACTGCTTACTGCCATCTACTACCAGTCAATCAATAGAGTCAGAGCAGCACTTTTCATCCATCTTGGAAAGATCTTTATCTTCCTCTTTCCCCTGCTGTTCATTTTGCCTCAGTTCTTCGACCTTAACGGAGTCTGGGCCGCATCTCCTGCTACGGAATATCTTATGACGGTAATGGTAATGATCATGCTTTCAAAGGAGTTCAAATTCCTCAGGAACAGCAGAAAGGCAGAGATAAGGGTAGAGATCAAGAAGGCAGTAGATACAAAACATGCAACATCTGTTTCAAAAAGCAGTGTAAAAGCAGGGAGTGAAGAAGGTGTGGGGTTCATTACTCTCAAGCATGCTGATAGGGAAGCCTTGTGA
- a CDS encoding type 1 glutamine amidotransferase: MRIHVLQHSALNTLGSIEEYARTKNYPLESTRFYKITNPPALDSFDLLIIMGGPMGIYDYEENPWLKDEKNFIKQAIDAGKSVLGICLGAQLLADVLGARVYENGHREMGWFPIKAAAVKYKQEFLKGLPEEITVFHWHSRTFDLPEGAVHLFRSEGCENQGFVYGGRVVALQFHPEVTYERIKNMIGRFGNEMGNGPFIQKKEEMIGQEEYLAGTKEFMFTVLDRFEKIIHS, from the coding sequence ATGAGAATCCACGTCCTCCAGCACTCTGCCCTTAACACCCTCGGCAGCATAGAAGAATATGCTAGAACCAAAAACTACCCCCTTGAGTCAACCCGCTTTTACAAAATTACAAACCCACCAGCCCTTGATTCTTTTGACCTCCTTATCATTATGGGCGGTCCTATGGGAATCTACGACTACGAAGAAAATCCCTGGTTGAAAGACGAAAAAAACTTTATCAAACAGGCAATTGATGCAGGAAAATCGGTTCTCGGAATCTGTCTCGGCGCTCAACTGCTTGCTGACGTGCTCGGCGCGCGAGTCTATGAAAACGGGCACAGGGAAATGGGCTGGTTCCCCATAAAGGCAGCAGCAGTGAAATATAAACAAGAATTTCTCAAAGGGCTGCCGGAAGAAATCACGGTTTTTCACTGGCACTCGAGAACTTTTGATCTTCCTGAAGGAGCTGTACACCTTTTCCGGAGCGAAGGATGTGAAAATCAGGGCTTTGTCTACGGTGGAAGGGTTGTAGCACTACAGTTTCATCCCGAGGTTACATATGAGAGAATTAAAAACATGATCGGAAGGTTCGGAAATGAAATGGGGAACGGGCCTTTTATCCAGAAAAAAGAGGAAATGATCGGACAGGAAGAGTATCTGGCAGGAACAAAAGAGTTTATGTTCACGGTACTGGACAGGTTTGAGAAGATTATTCATTCTTAA
- a CDS encoding alpha/beta fold hydrolase: MKLKSLLIIERLSIPGNLRFILRGLLPLVLFLILIAVSGCTEAQQKDSTPQLKASNFSFDSSPVKYVYVNGVELGYREFGSGEPLLLIMGFGGTMNAWNETFVWALSQEYRVIIFDNRGVGYSSDSGENYSLELFASDTAGLLETLEVQKTSVFGTAMGASIAQELALNYPEKVDKLIFSSAVYSVDAPEAGLLKKMFQSFAGNSEMSPALRRQADANLKWNGTYERLPEIRSETLLLIGTEDEYAPPGITLAMAEELPEAHIIVFENAKHSGERYLPDKYSKATLDFLKEGELADLKDRTPFSNGFEDL, encoded by the coding sequence ATGAAGCTTAAAAGCCTGTTAATTATTGAACGTCTGTCAATTCCGGGGAACCTGCGATTTATCCTGAGAGGACTGCTCCCACTGGTGTTATTTTTGATACTTATTGCAGTCTCAGGGTGTACGGAGGCTCAACAAAAAGACTCGACTCCACAACTAAAAGCTTCAAATTTCTCCTTTGACTCCTCCCCTGTAAAGTACGTGTATGTTAACGGAGTTGAGCTCGGATACAGAGAGTTCGGGTCAGGAGAGCCTCTTCTGTTGATAATGGGATTTGGGGGAACCATGAATGCATGGAATGAAACTTTTGTATGGGCGCTGTCTCAGGAATACAGGGTCATCATATTCGATAACAGGGGAGTGGGATACTCTTCAGATTCCGGAGAAAATTATTCCCTTGAACTGTTTGCCAGTGATACAGCAGGGCTGCTTGAAACACTTGAAGTCCAGAAAACGAGTGTTTTCGGGACAGCAATGGGGGCATCAATTGCCCAGGAACTGGCTCTCAATTATCCGGAAAAAGTCGATAAGCTCATCTTCTCGTCAGCAGTTTATAGCGTTGATGCCCCTGAAGCCGGGCTTCTTAAAAAAATGTTTCAGTCCTTTGCAGGCAATTCCGAAATGAGTCCCGCGCTCCGGAGGCAGGCAGATGCAAATCTCAAATGGAACGGTACTTACGAACGCCTGCCAGAAATCAGGAGCGAAACCCTGCTTCTGATTGGTACGGAAGACGAATATGCTCCCCCTGGAATCACCCTTGCAATGGCAGAGGAACTTCCGGAAGCACATATTATTGTGTTTGAAAACGCAAAACATTCCGGAGAACGCTATCTGCCGGATAAATACTCAAAGGCAACCCTGGATTTCCTTAAAGAAGGAGAGTTAGCAGATCTTAAAGACCGGACTCCCTTTTCTAATGGCTTTGAAGATCTTTAA
- a CDS encoding RNA-guided endonuclease InsQ/TnpB family protein, translating to MKLIIPSRAVRVDREEKILLIPCLKLLLNYHFSSNFKKISQIEIDSIYAYVAVVFPDEKPESTGHYIGVDRNTRGHIAVAADPESGKVWKFGKMRYHTHKKYENIKKRLCKGGKHKQLKAVKKREKSIVKNLNHKISRKIVDIALYNECGIKLENLKGIRKLDSKAEGGGKGRKNRNDDKKKTQPERKSKEMSRKIALKKVKKHVWSNEYSLNSWSFHQLQQFIEYKARLQGVEVVYIDPHATSKKCSRCGHKGHRHSKQFECPHCGHVDHADVNAAFNIALTPKGNGQFSAERDAGKGSPDTPQKVLARTFFRKRTAGKKTSPHFAWEVCQFLT from the coding sequence GTGAAACTTATTATCCCTTCGAGGGCGGTCAGGGTCGATAGGGAAGAGAAAATCCTTCTTATCCCCTGCCTTAAACTTCTGCTTAACTATCATTTTTCGAGCAACTTCAAGAAAATCTCCCAGATAGAAATCGACAGCATTTACGCTTATGTAGCAGTTGTCTTCCCGGATGAAAAACCTGAGAGTACCGGGCATTACATAGGAGTTGACCGCAATACAAGAGGTCATATTGCAGTTGCTGCAGATCCTGAATCCGGAAAGGTCTGGAAGTTTGGAAAAATGCGTTATCATACGCATAAGAAATACGAAAACATAAAAAAACGGCTCTGCAAGGGTGGCAAACATAAACAGCTGAAAGCTGTAAAAAAAAGAGAGAAGAGCATTGTAAAAAACCTGAACCATAAAATCAGCCGAAAGATTGTAGACATCGCCCTGTATAATGAATGCGGAATTAAGCTAGAGAACCTTAAAGGAATCCGAAAACTCGACAGCAAGGCAGAAGGTGGAGGAAAAGGCAGGAAAAATAGAAACGATGATAAAAAGAAGACCCAACCAGAACGCAAAAGCAAAGAAATGAGTAGAAAAATCGCTCTAAAAAAAGTTAAAAAACATGTGTGGTCAAACGAATATTCCCTGAACAGCTGGTCTTTTCATCAGCTCCAGCAATTTATCGAATACAAAGCCAGGCTGCAGGGAGTAGAGGTAGTCTACATTGATCCTCATGCGACAAGCAAGAAGTGCAGCCGCTGCGGACATAAAGGCCACCGTCACAGCAAGCAATTTGAGTGCCCCCACTGCGGGCACGTTGACCATGCCGATGTCAACGCTGCCTTTAATATAGCATTGACGCCAAAAGGCAACGGTCAATTCTCTGCAGAAAGAGATGCAGGGAAAGGGAGCCCTGATACCCCTCAAAAAGTCCTGGCACGTACTTTCTTCAGAAAACGTACAGCCGGTAAAAAAACTTCTCCACATTTTGCGTGGGAAGTATGTCAGTTTTTAACTTAA
- a CDS encoding response regulator, whose product MLLDIQLPEIDGIEVLKILKENPVTKEIPVIALTAHAMCGDEEKFLKAGCSGYVSKPIDILKLKSMIAEFIS is encoded by the coding sequence ATATTATTAGATATACAGTTGCCGGAAATTGATGGGATAGAAGTGCTTAAAATATTGAAAGAAAATCCTGTGACTAAAGAGATCCCGGTTATTGCTCTCACAGCCCATGCAATGTGCGGCGATGAGGAAAAGTTTCTTAAAGCGGGTTGCAGTGGTTACGTTTCCAAGCCCATTGATATTCTGAAACTCAAATCGATGATAGCAGAGTTCATCTCATGA
- the htpX gene encoding zinc metalloprotease HtpX: MKRKWERDLGLQGRMLFTMFLLAVVYLAFLAFLSYYGTPPIFMILFVGLFMAIQYFYSDKMVLWTTGAHIVSESEAPQLHGMITRLCAIADLPKPQVAIVRTQVPNAFATGRSQNNAVVAVTTGILDKLSPAELEAVLAHELSHVKNRDMAVMTIASFLSTVAFYIVRYSLYFGHMGGGDRRRDGGGIILVWLVSIAVWVVSFILIRALSRYREFSADRGAAVITGQPSNLASALMKISGVMDRVPSEDLRKIEGMNAFFTVPALSGSSIMDIFSTHPSVEKRIAKLEKMQQEMS, encoded by the coding sequence ATGAAAAGAAAATGGGAACGTGACTTAGGACTTCAGGGACGAATGCTTTTTACGATGTTTCTTCTGGCAGTAGTTTACCTTGCCTTCCTAGCGTTCCTTTCATACTATGGAACACCTCCGATTTTCATGATTCTGTTCGTTGGTCTTTTCATGGCCATCCAGTACTTTTATTCGGATAAAATGGTGCTCTGGACAACGGGTGCGCATATTGTTTCCGAAAGTGAGGCTCCGCAGCTCCATGGAATGATTACCAGGCTCTGCGCAATAGCCGATCTCCCAAAGCCCCAGGTTGCAATTGTAAGAACACAGGTACCAAACGCCTTTGCCACAGGCAGGAGCCAGAATAATGCTGTTGTTGCAGTTACGACAGGAATTCTGGATAAACTCTCTCCAGCCGAACTTGAAGCAGTACTTGCCCATGAACTGAGCCATGTCAAGAATAGAGATATGGCTGTTATGACGATTGCCAGTTTTCTCTCAACAGTGGCTTTCTACATTGTCCGTTACAGCCTTTACTTCGGGCATATGGGAGGAGGGGATAGGAGGAGAGATGGAGGAGGCATTATCCTCGTCTGGCTAGTTTCCATTGCAGTCTGGGTTGTTAGTTTTATCCTGATCCGTGCTCTTTCCCGTTACAGGGAATTTTCTGCGGATAGGGGAGCTGCAGTTATTACGGGACAGCCTTCAAATCTTGCCTCTGCCCTTATGAAAATAAGTGGAGTTATGGACCGGGTGCCAAGCGAGGATCTCAGAAAAATAGAAGGAATGAATGCCTTTTTCACAGTACCTGCACTCTCAGGCTCTTCTATAATGGACATTTTTTCCACTCATCCATCTGTGGAAAAAAGAATAGCCAAGCTTGAGAAGATGCAACAGGAAATGAGTTAA
- a CDS encoding response regulator, translating to MKNILVVEDNPLIMELVRTLMISFGYRPIEAVDGVMAIELSKKS from the coding sequence ATGAAAAATATACTTGTCGTGGAAGACAATCCTTTAATTATGGAACTTGTCAGAACTCTAATGATTTCTTTTGGATACAGGCCAATAGAGGCTGTAGATGGAGTTATGGCTATAGAACTTAGTAAAAAAAGCTAG